One genomic window of Fusarium fujikuroi IMI 58289 draft genome, chromosome FFUJ_chr01 includes the following:
- a CDS encoding related to MAP kinase kinase kinase Wis4 translates to MTESSPRAVRFSGTEEDDRIDKNRSHRHETPIETNGDPHATERQDELGNLSRYETSGHTGSLTSLLPGTVINGAPKSQRVAAGDDGAAYTPNGSWPQRPLGPARTPSNTYNPATSRKPVHPPVTPSFTESIRSSSKTRPRQSESRFRAQERAYVQKLRQDNSGGYFSSYSNLNGNDSDSEGETPSSEGPYDDRFDQETIMFYGNDNLQPTDEDLKDPENRERLEWHGMLEAVLTGDVVRQEKKRLIGSADQQAGKSAHKTELWLGIRSKVCGRHIPVQRRMLEESRSTLDRTLDEIINFQVKGESEAGKPPYEQVKDMVAKIEMCENLYPSWASLAAEHKAADSATFKEAHDAIISWYNTNEMINTELNILRKWVGNDELDFTRTKQRSPAVNGISSDETSFLDRLMKEDGLQSLYNDDNGNLEKGMLAPISTVISKAKDTLIRNSEPFRKRHLPPYLEELLTLISFPSRLIEEITRTRLAYARRVKESAQQNPLMQDQMISQFQLLLKFAIRIKIECTSIAHPEPGWDLPPCIDESFDQVVLEALKYYFKMLNWKLSGNKNTFKEAELLFQEWDFANEIGSHLQRGHIEVAEQFSSLTFKALNRLSQTFEKELQAKPKETASEMSKRYKACLDSVRVRQRMLQRFTRMLNDNYEHASDYSISFPPETMQKFYDQLVASGHFQVDTRLLEQDNTYVIASPELRERLEDIPVMMAITSKDQFPDELGEQYVLILRPEDPINWFGEVIEVPLRDLNLDLKRGHIRLCASSPQTLHNARRAFLDAVDMHVDLVQESRSNIHKVNSRLTETRRVAYKLSNTFMDSVEIIRKQARGKDCQELIQTCFVFATEFGQRSLLYMDSNRRQMNNLKLTKLALDWVSFICDDCVASDRKTFRWAVLALELAMGMTRGRHILALGEDEYSKLRSKVAGCMSLLISHFDIMGARSNLAAQAEKERIEALVGQFRRLDKNRMLNDEEASRFITEQRMEELERVDEYRREKVAERQGVGRVLEGTNEVDRSLAYLSSSATNVTMRWQQGQFVGGGTFGNVYAAMNLDTGHLMAVKEIRLQDPKLIPHIAEQIREEMGVLEVLDHPNVVSYYGIEVHRDRVYIFMEFCSGGSLASLLEHGRIEDEQVIMVYALQLLEGLVYLHESGIAHRDIKPENILLDHNGIIKYVDFGAAKVIARQGRTLAGEKQATLANRSMTGTPMYMSPEVIKGENPGKPGAVDIWSLGCVILEMATGRRPWAQLDNEWAIMYNIAQGNPPQLPPTDQLSPQGIDFLKKCFTRDPRNRSSAVELLQHEWITSIRSQVVEPATPSDTSSAQSTPTVSSTSSRLGGSDGFY, encoded by the exons ATGACCGAGTCATCGCCCCGAGCGGTTCGTTTTTCAGgtactgaagaagatgaccgCATCGACAAGAACAGGAGTCATCGGCACGAAACTCCAATCGAAACCAACGGCGATCCTCATGCGACAGAACGTCAGGACGAGCTGGGTAATTTATCCCGATACGAGACATCGGGCCACACAGGGTCATTGACTTCTCTGCTTCCTGGGACGGTCATTAATGGTGCCCCAAAGTCACAGAGAGTTGCTGCTGGTGACGACGGCGCGGCCTATACACCCAATGGCTCCTGGCCGCAGCGACCATTGGGTCCGGCGAGGACACCCTCGAACACCTACAATCCTGCCACCTCCAGGAAACCAGTTCATCCGCCAGTTACACCATCCTTCACAGAATCAATCCGATCATCGTCTAAGACGCGCCCACGGCAGAGTGAGAGCAGGTTCCGAGCACAGGAGCGAGCATACGTACAGAAACTTCGGCAGGACAATAGTGGAGGGTACTTTTCGTCTTACTCGAATTTGAATGGAAACGATTCGGACTCAGAAGGCGAAACTCCCTCGTCAGAGGGTCCATATGACGATCGCTTCGACCAGGAGACCATTATGTTTTACGGCAACGACAACCTTCAGCCCACGGACGAGGATTTGAAAGACCCAGAGAATCGCGAAAGGCTTGAGTGGCACGGTATGCTTGAGGCTGTCCTTACCGGAGATGTCGTACggcaagagaagaaacgaTTGATTGGATCGGCCGATCAACAGGCGGGTAAGAGCGCTCACAAGACCGAACTGTGGCTGGGCATCCGATCCAAGGTTTGTGGAAGACATATCCCTGTCCAGAGACGCATGTTGGAGGAATCTCGGTCCACTCTTGACCGTACCCTCGAcgagatcatcaacttccaagTCAAGGGTGAGAGCGAAGCAGGAAAACCACCATACGAACAAGTCAAAGACATGGtggccaagatcgagatgtGTGAAAACCTATacccttcttgggcttcacTCGCAGCAGAACACAAGGCAGCAGACTCTGCCACATTCAAAGAAGCCCATGATGCTATTATATCGTGGTACAACACCAACGAAATGATAAACACGGAACTGAACATCCTGAGGAAGTGGGTGGGGAACGATGAGCTCGACTTTACACGGACTAAACAGCGATCGCCAGCTGTAAACGGTATAAGCAGCGACGAAACATCCTTCCTCGACCGGCTAATGAAAGAAGACGGACTTCAATCTCTTTACAACGACGACAATGGGAACCTTGAAAAAGGAATGCTTGCACCCATATCCACCGTCATCAGCAAGGCGAAGGACACTCTTATTAGGAATTCCGAGCCGTTCCGCAAACGCCACCTACCACCATATCTCGAAGAGCTTCTTACTCTTATCAGCTTCCCTTCGCGTCTCATTGAAGAGATCACCCGTACACGTCTCGCTTATGCTAGGAGAGTTAAGGAATCTGCCCAGCAAAACCCTCTCATGCAGGATCAAATGATCTCCCAATTTCAGCTTCTGCTCAAATTTGCCATTCGAATCAAAATCGAGTGCACATCAATTGCGCACCCGGAACCAGGCTGGGATCTACCACCTTGCATCGATGAATCTTTCGACCAAGTTGTACTGGAAGCGTTGAAGTATTACTTCAAGATGCTAAACTGGAAGCTAAGTGGAAACAAGAATACTTTCAAGGAAGCAGAACTTTTGTTTCAAGAATGGGATTTCGCCAACGAAATCGGTAGCCATCTGCAGCGAGGCCATATTGAAGTTGCGGAGCAGTTCAGCTCGCTCACATTCAAGGCTCTCAACAGACTCAGCCAGACTTTCGAAAAGGAGTTGCAAGCAAAGCCCAAGGAAACCGCATCGGAGATGAGTAAGCGTTACAAGGCTTGTCTCGACTCCGTACGAGTCCGCCAGCGGATGCTCCAGCGATTCACTCGAATGCTGAACGACAACTATGAGCACGCATCCGACTACAGCATATCCTTCCCACCCGAGACCATGCAAAAGTTCTACGACCAATTGGTGGCTTCGGGTCACTTTCAAGTCGACACTCGTTTGCTTGAGCAAGACAACACATATGTTATCGCATCACCCGAGTTACGGGAGAGGCTGGAAGATATACCCGTTATGATGGCTATTACTTCCAAGGACCAGTTTCCCGACGAGCTCGGTGAGCAATATGTCCTCATTCTCCGACCAGAGGATCCTATCAATTGGTTCGGCGAAGTAATCGAAGTACCCTTACGCGACCTGAACCTCGACCTAAAGCGAGGACACATACGCCTCTGCGCTTCTAGTCCCCAGACCTTACACAACGCGAGGAGGGCGTTCCTTGACGCTGTCGATATGCATGTTGACCTTGTGCAGGAATCGAGGTCCAACATCCACAAAGTCAACTCAAGATTGACAGAAACGAGGCGGGTGGCatataagctttctaataCATTCATGGACAGTGTTGAAATCATCAGAAAACAGGCTCGGGGAAAGGACTGCCAAGAACTTATTCAAACATGCTTCGTTTTCGCCACAGAGTTTGGCCAGCGTTCGTTACTCTACATGGATAGCAACAGGCGACAGATGAACAATCTCAAATTGACCAAACTTGCCCTCGATTGGGTGAGCTTCATTTGCGACGACTGCGTTGCATCTGACCGAAAGACCTTTCGATGGGCCGTACTCGCGCTAGAGTTGGCCATGGGCATGACACGAGGCCGTCACATCCTTGCACTAGGCGAGGATGAGTATTCCAAGCTTCGTTCTAAGGTCGCAGGGTGCATGTCTCTTCTTATTTCTCACTTTGATATCATGGGCGCCAGATCGAACCTCGCGGCACAGGCCGAGAAAGAACGAATCGAAGCCTTGGTGGGACAGTTCCGCAGGCTCGACAAGAACCGAATGCTAAACGACGAAGAGGCTTCACGATTCATCACTGAACAGCGCATGGAGGAGCTCGAAAGGGTTGATGAGTATCGACGCGAAAAGGTTGCAGAGCGACAGGGAGTCGGAAGAGTACTGGAAGGTACTAATGAAGTCGACCGATCGTTGGCGTacctttcatcatcagccacCAATGTTACGATGCGCTGGCAGCAAGGCCAATTCGTAGGAGGCGGCACATTTGGCAATGTCTATGCAGCAATGAACCTTGACACGGGCCATCTGATGGCCGTCAAGGAAATTCGACTGCAGGATCCCAAACTTATCCCACATATCGCCGAGCAAATCAGAGAGGAGATGGGTGTACTGGAAGTGTTGGATCATCCCAATGTGGTATCATACTATGGCATCGAAGTGCATCGAGACCGAGTGTACATTTTTATGGAGTTTTGTTCTGGAGGATCTTTGGCCAGTCTCTTGGAACATGGTCGAATCGAAGATGAGCAGGTCATCATGGTATATGCGCTTCAACTGCTCGAGGGTCTTGTCTATTTGCATGAGAGCGGCATTGCCCACAGAGACATCAAGCCCGAAA ATATTTTGCTCGATCATAACGGAATCATCAAATATGTGGACTTTGGCGCCGCCAAAGTTATTGCTCGACAGGGCCGTACGCTTGCTGGCGAGAAGCAAGCAACATTGGCAAACCGATCCATGACAGGAACGCCGATGTATATGTCACCTGAGGTGATCAAGGGTGAGAACCCTGGTAAGCCTGGGGCCGTCGACATCTGGTCTCTAGGCTGTGTTATTCTGGAAATGGCTACCGGAAGAAGGCCATGGGCACAGCTCGACAACGAGTGGGCGATCATGTACAACATTGCGCAAGGGAACCCGCCCCAGCTGCCACCTACAGATCAGCTCAGCCCTCAGGGAATCGACTTCCTGAAGAAATGTTTCACAAGAGACCCTCGTAACCGATCGTCAGCAGTTGAGTTGTTGCAGCACGAATGGATCACGTCGATCCGAAGTCAGGTTGTGGAACCGGCAACGCCAAGCGACACAAGCTCGGCACAGTCGACGCCAACAGTCAGCTCGACCTCAAGTAGGCTTGGAGGATCTGATGGGTTTTACTAG